A stretch of Carnobacterium iners DNA encodes these proteins:
- the ftsX gene encoding permease-like cell division protein FtsX translates to MKVRTLKRHLIESLKSLKRNGWMSLAAISAVAVTLLLVGSFVAMLMNVSKLATDIENDVSVRVYIDLAADDKGQKKLETELNALKTVDKVEFSSRENELKQVVGSYGNEFNLFQGDDNPLYDVFIVNADSPESTAAVAKTSETLENVAKVNYGGATADNLFKTMSTVRNVGVVIIGALVLTAVFLISNTIRITIMSRKTEIEIMKLVGATNWFIRWPFLIEGAMIGFIGSFIPVAFISFLYVTIYDIGTTYLSGTYFALLTPSPFLFQIGSAMLAIGIVIGALGSSISIRRFLKV, encoded by the coding sequence ATGAAGGTTAGAACATTAAAAAGACACTTGATTGAAAGTTTGAAAAGTTTAAAAAGAAACGGTTGGATGTCACTTGCAGCTATTAGTGCAGTAGCCGTAACCTTATTACTAGTTGGATCTTTTGTAGCCATGTTAATGAATGTGAGTAAATTAGCTACGGATATTGAAAATGACGTGAGTGTTCGGGTTTACATTGACTTAGCTGCTGACGATAAGGGACAAAAAAAATTAGAAACTGAGCTAAACGCATTAAAAACGGTTGATAAAGTTGAGTTTTCTAGTAGAGAAAATGAATTGAAACAAGTCGTCGGAAGTTACGGGAATGAATTTAATCTTTTCCAAGGCGACGATAACCCATTATATGATGTATTTATTGTAAATGCGGATTCACCTGAAAGCACTGCAGCTGTTGCTAAAACATCTGAAACATTAGAGAATGTGGCAAAAGTAAATTATGGCGGAGCAACAGCAGATAACTTATTTAAAACGATGAGTACGGTTAGAAATGTAGGAGTTGTTATTATCGGGGCGCTAGTCTTAACAGCTGTATTTCTAATATCTAATACGATTCGAATCACGATTATGTCTCGTAAAACAGAAATTGAAATCATGAAGTTAGTTGGAGCAACAAACTGGTTCATCAGATGGCCATTTTTAATTGAAGGAGCAATGATTGGTTTTATAGGATCATTCATACCAGTCGCTTTTATTAGTTTCCTTTACGTAACCATTTATGATATCGGAACAACTTATTTATCAGGAACCTATTTCGCATTATTAACACCCTCTCCATTCTTATTCCAAATTGGCAGTGCAATGTTAGCTATAGGCATAGTAATCGGAGCTTTAGGGTCATCTATTTCAATTAGAAGATTTTTAAAAGTATAA